One Parasphingorhabdus cellanae genomic region harbors:
- the dxs gene encoding 1-deoxy-D-xylulose-5-phosphate synthase produces the protein MSGPNTPLLDTVSLPADLRKLKPEQLRQFADELRAEVIDTVSVTGGHLGAGLGVVELTAAIHYVFNTPEDRLIWDVGHQCYPHKIITGRRDRIRTLRQGGGLSGFTKRSESEYDPFGAAHSSTSISAALGFAVANKMAGKPGRGIAVIGDGAMSAGMAYEAMNNAQAAGNRLVVILNDNDMSIAPPVGGLSGYLARLVSSSEYLGIRKFASKMTAKLSRRVHKAAGKAEEYARGMAMGGTLFEELGFYYVGPIDGHDMDQLIPVLENVRDNAEGPVLIHCVTEKGKGYKFAEEAADKYHGVAKFDVVSGKQDKGPGGGPPAYQNVFGETLAKLADSDPRICAITAAMPGGTGVDKFAKAHPDRAFDVGIAEQHGVTFAAGLAAQGMRPFAAIYSTFLQRAYDQVVHDVAIQNLPVRFAIDRAGLVGADGSTHAGSFDITYLATLPNMVVMAASDEAELAHMTYTAVEYDEGPIAFRYPRGNGTGVEIPEKLEKLEIGKGRIVREGSKVAILSLGARLGEALKAADRLDAKGLSTTVADLRFAKPLDEDLIRKLLTTHEVAVTVEEAAVGGLGAHVLTLASDTGLTDAGLKIRTMRLPDIFQDQDKPDLQYAEAGLDADGIVDTVLKALRHNSASMDEETGARA, from the coding sequence ATGTCAGGTCCAAACACACCGCTTCTGGACACCGTATCATTGCCAGCGGATCTGCGAAAATTGAAACCGGAGCAGCTGCGGCAATTTGCCGATGAGCTGCGCGCCGAAGTTATCGACACGGTTTCCGTGACTGGCGGCCATTTGGGCGCTGGGCTCGGCGTTGTCGAGCTGACTGCCGCCATCCATTATGTTTTCAACACGCCCGAAGATCGCTTGATCTGGGATGTCGGACATCAATGCTATCCGCACAAGATCATCACCGGCCGCCGCGACCGGATTCGCACCCTGCGTCAGGGCGGCGGGCTATCCGGCTTCACCAAGCGCAGCGAAAGCGAATATGATCCCTTTGGCGCGGCGCATAGCTCCACATCGATCAGCGCCGCATTGGGCTTTGCGGTCGCCAATAAAATGGCCGGCAAACCGGGTCGCGGCATTGCCGTCATTGGCGATGGCGCGATGAGCGCGGGCATGGCTTATGAAGCGATGAACAATGCGCAGGCGGCGGGCAACCGTCTGGTGGTTATTCTCAATGACAATGACATGTCGATCGCACCGCCTGTCGGCGGATTGTCCGGCTATCTCGCCCGGCTGGTCTCTTCCAGCGAATATCTCGGCATCCGGAAATTTGCCAGCAAGATGACGGCCAAGCTGTCTCGCCGTGTCCACAAGGCGGCAGGTAAGGCAGAGGAATATGCCCGCGGCATGGCTATGGGTGGAACCCTGTTTGAAGAGCTCGGCTTTTACTATGTCGGCCCGATTGACGGCCATGATATGGACCAGTTAATCCCGGTGCTCGAAAATGTCCGGGATAATGCCGAGGGACCAGTGCTGATCCACTGTGTCACCGAAAAGGGCAAAGGCTATAAATTTGCCGAAGAAGCGGCGGACAAATATCACGGCGTCGCCAAATTTGATGTGGTGTCCGGCAAACAGGACAAAGGCCCGGGTGGCGGACCGCCGGCCTATCAGAATGTGTTTGGCGAAACCCTCGCCAAATTGGCCGATAGCGACCCCCGTATATGCGCGATTACCGCCGCGATGCCTGGCGGCACCGGTGTCGACAAATTTGCGAAAGCCCATCCCGATCGCGCCTTTGATGTTGGCATTGCCGAACAACATGGCGTGACTTTTGCGGCTGGTCTGGCTGCCCAAGGGATGCGGCCTTTTGCGGCGATCTATTCGACCTTCCTGCAACGCGCTTATGACCAAGTCGTACATGATGTGGCGATCCAGAATCTGCCGGTGCGCTTTGCGATTGACCGCGCGGGTCTGGTTGGCGCGGACGGCAGCACCCATGCGGGCAGCTTTGACATTACCTATCTCGCGACCCTGCCCAACATGGTGGTGATGGCGGCGTCGGATGAAGCCGAGCTCGCCCATATGACTTATACCGCAGTGGAATATGACGAGGGTCCAATTGCCTTTCGCTACCCGCGCGGCAATGGCACGGGCGTGGAGATACCGGAGAAGCTCGAAAAGCTGGAAATCGGCAAGGGCCGTATCGTGCGCGAAGGCAGCAAGGTTGCCATATTGTCGCTCGGCGCGCGTCTCGGCGAGGCCCTCAAAGCCGCTGACCGGCTCGATGCGAAAGGGCTGAGCACCACCGTGGCGGACCTGCGTTTTGCCAAGCCGCTGGACGAAGATCTGATCCGCAAATTGCTGACCACCCATGAAGTGGCAGTGACCGTTGAAGAAGCCGCCGTTGGCGGCCTCGGTGCGCACGTCCTGACATTGGCATCCGACACCGGCCTGACCGATGCGGGCCTTAAAATCCGCACCATGCGCTTGCCGGATATATTTCAGGATCAGGACAAGCCCGACCTGCAATATGCCGAGGCTGGTCTGGATGCTGACGGGATTGTGGACACCGTGCTAAAAGCGCTGCGCCACAATAGCGCGAGTATGGACGAGGAAACGGGTGCACGGGCGTAA
- a CDS encoding Fur family transcriptional regulator codes for MGKHDHHEHHGESLADAARHNLEAAGEKWTDTRAAIFEALAGFSRPASAYDIAELVSTARGKRVAPNSVYRILDLFVAKNLAMRVESANAYLANSHPGCEHDCMFLVCDTCGEATHIDDDALSAKVRGVAQEQGFSSIRPVIEVRGICQKCS; via the coding sequence ATGGGAAAACATGATCATCACGAGCATCACGGCGAGTCTCTCGCCGACGCCGCGCGCCATAATCTGGAAGCGGCGGGCGAGAAATGGACCGATACGCGGGCCGCGATTTTTGAAGCGCTGGCCGGCTTTTCGCGTCCGGCCTCGGCCTATGATATAGCCGAGCTGGTATCAACCGCTCGCGGAAAGCGCGTGGCGCCCAATAGTGTCTACCGGATTCTCGACCTATTCGTCGCCAAAAACCTCGCCATGCGGGTGGAAAGCGCCAATGCCTATCTTGCCAACAGCCACCCCGGCTGTGAACATGATTGCATGTTTCTGGTCTGTGATACCTGCGGAGAGGCGACCCATATTGATGATGATGCCCTGTCCGCAAAAGTGCGCGGTGTCGCCCAGGAACAGGGGTTTAGCTCGATCCGCCCGGTCATCGAAGTGCGCGGCATCTGTCAGAAATGTAGCTAG
- a CDS encoding MerC domain-containing protein: protein MFTTSNLWNKDGLLAKDGLWDRIAVLVSGLCLVHCISTMVFVALLSSAAGALLDPIVHEIGIGIAIALGMFTLGRGVIDHGYVMPAAIGGLGLGIMAGAITIGHQGDHGSAEIIFTMVGVGILALGHDLNYRATH, encoded by the coding sequence GTGTTTACGACATCAAACCTTTGGAACAAAGACGGCCTGCTGGCCAAGGATGGACTATGGGACCGCATTGCGGTGCTCGTATCCGGCCTTTGTCTCGTCCATTGCATATCGACGATGGTGTTTGTTGCGCTGCTATCTTCTGCAGCGGGCGCATTACTTGACCCGATTGTGCATGAAATCGGTATAGGCATTGCGATTGCTTTGGGTATGTTTACGCTTGGCCGCGGTGTCATCGATCATGGCTATGTCATGCCAGCCGCGATTGGCGGGCTGGGCCTCGGTATCATGGCCGGCGCGATCACCATCGGGCATCAGGGCGACCATGGCAGTGCGGAAATCATTTTCACGATGGTGGGCGTCGGGATATTGGCGCTGGGGCATGACCTGAATTACCGCGCGACGCATTGA
- a CDS encoding COX15/CtaA family protein has translation MTSSTISAMPSARGSAARAVALSNWLLSVAFLVFIMVIVGGITRLTESGLSITEWKPIMGAIPPLNDADWLSEFEKYKQIPEYIEISGPAGMTLADFKFIYFWEWVHRLLGRVIGLAFALPFLYFALKRAIPKGYGWRLTGLLFLGGLQGFIGWWMVSSGLSELTDVSHFRLATHLLMALFILACLVWTALDLRRLANGNATPARMTGFGLAVALVLFVQLLFGAYVAGLNAGYVSNTWPLMNDNLVPDGIDFTFGAWAALNNDPYLTHFIHRWWAWVAVGFLVVLARKIRGQSRMASIAIHSAFGTQILLGIATVMTGMDITLAVLHQAVGALVVAATAWGIHVLGRDDGAFSRA, from the coding sequence ATGACGAGCTCGACCATCTCTGCCATGCCGTCCGCGCGGGGCTCTGCTGCCAGGGCGGTTGCCCTTTCCAACTGGTTGTTATCCGTCGCTTTTCTGGTTTTCATCATGGTGATTGTCGGCGGGATCACGCGGCTGACCGAATCAGGTCTCTCGATTACCGAGTGGAAGCCGATTATGGGCGCGATTCCGCCGCTCAATGACGCAGATTGGCTGTCGGAGTTTGAGAAATACAAACAAATCCCGGAATATATCGAGATTAGCGGACCGGCGGGGATGACGCTGGCGGATTTCAAGTTCATCTATTTCTGGGAATGGGTGCACCGGCTGTTGGGCCGGGTTATCGGCTTGGCTTTTGCTTTGCCATTTCTCTATTTCGCCCTGAAACGCGCCATTCCCAAGGGCTATGGCTGGCGCCTGACCGGTTTGCTGTTCCTCGGCGGTTTGCAGGGATTTATTGGCTGGTGGATGGTCAGTTCCGGCTTGTCGGAACTGACGGATGTCAGCCATTTTCGCCTCGCGACCCATTTGTTAATGGCCCTGTTCATTCTCGCCTGTCTGGTCTGGACGGCGCTCGATTTGCGGCGGCTTGCTAACGGCAATGCAACCCCGGCGCGGATGACCGGCTTTGGTCTTGCTGTCGCGCTGGTGCTTTTCGTCCAACTGCTATTTGGCGCCTATGTCGCGGGTCTCAACGCGGGCTATGTCTCCAACACATGGCCGTTGATGAACGACAATCTGGTGCCTGATGGCATCGACTTCACCTTTGGCGCTTGGGCGGCTCTCAACAATGATCCGTATCTCACCCATTTCATCCACCGTTGGTGGGCATGGGTTGCGGTCGGCTTTCTGGTCGTGCTGGCCCGGAAAATCCGGGGGCAATCGCGGATGGCATCGATTGCCATTCACAGCGCGTTCGGAACCCAGATATTGCTGGGCATTGCAACCGTGATGACCGGCATGGATATCACACTGGCGGTCCTGCATCAGGCGGTTGGCGCACTGGTTGTCGCGGCGACGGCATGGGGTATCCATGTGCTGGGCCGCGACGATGGCGCCTTTTCAAGGGCATGA
- the cutA gene encoding divalent-cation tolerance protein CutA gives MTDQPVLIYTLFGASAEARQVAKTLISEKLVACANHFAPATAQYVWDGDFCEDEEYPVLLKTTESQAKAAMQRLKKLHSYDTPAILSWAADDSDPAYAKWLSTQLEE, from the coding sequence ATGACAGACCAGCCGGTCCTTATCTACACGCTGTTCGGGGCCAGCGCAGAAGCCAGGCAAGTCGCCAAGACGCTGATCTCCGAAAAGCTGGTCGCCTGCGCCAATCATTTTGCCCCGGCAACCGCGCAATATGTCTGGGACGGCGATTTTTGCGAGGATGAGGAATATCCGGTCCTGCTCAAAACGACGGAAAGCCAAGCGAAAGCGGCGATGCAACGTCTGAAAAAACTCCACAGCTATGACACGCCCGCCATATTAAGCTGGGCCGCCGATGATAGTGATCCGGCCTATGCGAAATGGCTTTCCACACAGTTGGAAGAATAG
- the rplM gene encoding 50S ribosomal protein L13, with the protein MKAITKQTQSVKPADVEKKWHIIDAEDLVVGRVASIIANILRGKHKPSYTPHVDCGDHVIVINAGKVKFTGNKTKQKVYYKHTGYPGGLKERTAEKVLEGQFPERVLEKAVERMIPKGPLGFAQMRALHLFNGTEHPYAGQDPQPLDVASMNRKNKVSA; encoded by the coding sequence ATGAAGGCTATCACCAAACAGACGCAGTCGGTCAAACCCGCAGACGTTGAAAAGAAATGGCATATTATTGATGCCGAAGATCTGGTTGTCGGCCGCGTTGCCTCGATCATCGCCAACATCCTGCGCGGCAAGCACAAGCCCAGCTACACTCCGCATGTCGATTGCGGCGATCACGTCATCGTGATCAATGCGGGCAAGGTGAAGTTCACCGGCAACAAGACCAAGCAGAAAGTCTATTACAAGCACACCGGTTATCCCGGCGGCCTGAAAGAGCGCACAGCGGAAAAAGTCCTTGAAGGTCAATTCCCTGAGCGTGTTTTGGAAAAAGCGGTGGAACGCATGATTCCAAAAGGCCCGCTCGGCTTTGCGCAGATGCGTGCTTTGCACCTCTTCAATGGCACCGAGCATCCCTATGCCGGCCAAGACCCACAGCCGCTCGACGTGGCTTCCATGAATCGTAAGAACAAGGTGAGCGCATAA
- the rpsI gene encoding 30S ribosomal protein S9, with protein sequence MATDTKEGVKTDLADLKDIAGDAVVAAPAADAAAEEGTTETVEPPVSTMPLREQELDKFGRAYATGRRKDAVARVWLKPGKGKITVNGRDQETYFARPTLRLVLNQVFAITEREGQYDVDVTVKGGGLSGQAGAVKHGISQALTKYEPALRATVKAAGFLTRDSRKVERKKYGRAKARKSFQFSKR encoded by the coding sequence ATGGCTACCGATACAAAAGAAGGTGTAAAAACCGATCTCGCTGATCTCAAAGACATTGCTGGCGACGCTGTCGTAGCGGCTCCTGCTGCTGATGCCGCTGCTGAAGAAGGCACAACCGAAACGGTTGAGCCACCCGTATCCACCATGCCACTGCGTGAGCAGGAGCTGGACAAGTTCGGCCGCGCTTATGCAACTGGCCGCCGTAAAGACGCGGTTGCCCGTGTCTGGCTAAAGCCCGGCAAAGGCAAGATCACCGTCAATGGCCGCGACCAGGAAACCTATTTCGCGCGTCCAACCCTGCGTCTGGTTCTCAACCAGGTTTTCGCGATTACTGAGCGTGAAGGCCAATATGATGTTGACGTTACGGTCAAAGGCGGCGGACTTTCTGGCCAGGCTGGTGCCGTGAAACATGGTATTTCCCAGGCCCTGACCAAATATGAGCCAGCCCTGCGCGCCACGGTTAAAGCGGCAGGCTTCCTGACCCGCGATAGCCGTAAGGTTGAGCGTAAGAAATACGGCCGGGCGAAAGCGCGTAAGAGCTTCCAGTTCTCGAAACGCTAA
- a CDS encoding nitroreductase has product MQFDDVILGRRSIRGYKPDPVARTLIEEIVGLAMRAPSSMNTQPWNFYIITGEPLEKIRSGNTERMLAGVPQSREFRTGEAFAGQHRDRQIGVAKQLFSAMEIARDDKDARQDWVMRGFRQFDAPVCVIITYDRVLDGSDDTPFDCGAVATALVNAAWSRGLGTVINSQGIMQSPVVREHAGIADDQVIMKSIALGWPDESFPANAVVSTRKSVDEAAVFVGFES; this is encoded by the coding sequence ATGCAGTTTGACGACGTTATTCTCGGTCGCCGCAGCATACGCGGATATAAGCCAGATCCCGTTGCGCGGACTCTTATCGAAGAAATTGTCGGATTGGCGATGCGCGCGCCATCATCAATGAATACGCAGCCATGGAATTTCTATATCATTACCGGTGAACCGCTGGAAAAGATTCGCAGCGGCAATACCGAACGGATGCTGGCTGGCGTACCGCAATCGCGCGAATTCCGAACGGGCGAAGCTTTTGCAGGCCAACATCGCGACCGGCAAATCGGTGTTGCCAAGCAGCTATTTTCCGCGATGGAGATTGCACGCGATGACAAGGACGCGCGGCAGGATTGGGTGATGCGGGGCTTCCGTCAATTTGATGCGCCGGTATGCGTGATCATAACCTATGACCGGGTTCTCGACGGCAGTGACGATACGCCGTTTGATTGCGGCGCGGTGGCGACGGCGCTCGTCAACGCGGCATGGTCGCGCGGGCTTGGCACCGTGATCAACAGCCAAGGCATCATGCAATCGCCCGTGGTCCGCGAACATGCCGGGATCGCTGATGATCAGGTGATCATGAAAAGCATCGCGCTAGGCTGGCCAGACGAAAGTTTCCCGGCCAACGCGGTGGTTTCCACACGAAAATCGGTTGATGAAGCCGCTGTGTTTGTCGGTTTCGAGAGTTAG
- a CDS encoding phytanoyl-CoA dioxygenase family protein, with translation MEFEARGITKCDGLASKADAIVARDLIYEIAAEHSLHQSTGWQRSQSRFGIPKPFRAAINALNHADHFPNLVSEELVKVAEGLLGEPVRPLAPGQQILFTLPEAVSWSVPNDVWHVDVPRLGDLGPSGVQMFTFLDDVQPKGGGTLVLAGSHRLMNNSHHLRSKELKRLLGREKYFQSLFDANRKPITHLEDTAGSVDDVDLEVVELTGQIGDVYFMDLRMLHTPAPNSAQTPRVMLTCRLPRTAVAAKLLDQGIS, from the coding sequence TTGGAATTTGAAGCGCGGGGTATCACCAAGTGCGACGGTTTGGCTTCAAAAGCGGATGCTATTGTTGCGCGTGATCTGATCTATGAGATCGCCGCAGAGCATAGCTTGCATCAATCGACTGGCTGGCAGCGCTCTCAAAGCAGGTTCGGTATACCCAAGCCGTTTCGCGCAGCAATCAATGCTCTTAATCATGCAGATCACTTCCCAAATTTGGTCAGCGAGGAGCTGGTGAAGGTTGCGGAAGGTTTGCTTGGCGAACCTGTTCGACCGTTGGCACCCGGACAGCAGATCCTGTTCACGCTGCCGGAAGCTGTCTCATGGTCAGTCCCAAATGATGTCTGGCATGTCGATGTCCCGCGGCTCGGCGATCTGGGGCCGTCTGGCGTGCAGATGTTTACATTTCTCGATGACGTTCAGCCGAAAGGTGGTGGGACACTTGTACTAGCTGGGTCTCACCGGTTGATGAACAATTCGCACCATCTTCGCTCGAAAGAACTAAAGCGGTTATTGGGAAGAGAGAAATATTTCCAATCGCTTTTCGATGCGAACCGCAAACCCATTACACATCTGGAAGATACCGCAGGGTCCGTTGATGATGTCGACCTAGAAGTCGTGGAACTTACCGGCCAAATTGGTGATGTGTATTTCATGGATCTGCGCATGCTTCATACGCCCGCCCCAAATTCCGCCCAAACCCCGCGGGTGATGCTAACTTGCCGCCTCCCAAGAACAGCTGTTGCCGCAAAATTGTTAGATCAAGGTATTTCCTAA
- a CDS encoding alpha/beta hydrolase: MKWLITLGLLAIAVGGFAYWFFSQPGPQQLDMVNNIIPGDRDAKLLVNGQVYDEELGLGLNIWAPTRVSDQPLPVVVFIYGGGWRAGSKDQYAFAGRALAHRGYLTVLADYRLYPKVKFPEFLEDSAKAVAWVHDNIADHGGDPDRIFLSGQSAGAYNVTMLALDPQWLGRMGKTTDLIKGVAALAGPYDFYPFSSETTKNSFGSFHKPELTQPVNFVRADAPPLWLSTGIDDTEVKPRNSRILRDKMLEVGGDAEYVEYPDMDHIEIMMAISKPFRNKGPVLDDMIAFFESRP, from the coding sequence ATGAAATGGCTTATCACATTGGGGCTATTGGCAATTGCGGTCGGGGGCTTTGCCTATTGGTTTTTCTCGCAGCCTGGCCCGCAGCAGCTGGACATGGTCAATAATATCATTCCGGGCGATCGGGATGCGAAGCTGTTGGTAAACGGTCAGGTCTATGATGAAGAGCTCGGCCTGGGCCTGAATATCTGGGCACCCACCAGGGTTTCCGATCAGCCGTTGCCGGTTGTGGTGTTTATCTATGGCGGTGGCTGGCGGGCGGGGTCAAAGGACCAATATGCCTTTGCCGGACGGGCGCTGGCTCATCGCGGTTATCTGACGGTACTCGCGGACTATCGGCTTTATCCCAAGGTGAAGTTTCCCGAATTTCTGGAGGACAGCGCTAAGGCCGTCGCCTGGGTGCATGATAATATCGCGGATCATGGCGGCGATCCGGACCGGATATTCCTGTCGGGTCAGTCGGCGGGCGCTTATAATGTCACGATGCTCGCGCTCGACCCGCAATGGCTGGGGCGGATGGGCAAGACGACCGATCTGATCAAGGGCGTGGCGGCATTGGCCGGTCCTTATGATTTCTATCCGTTCAGTTCCGAAACCACCAAGAACAGCTTTGGCTCTTTTCATAAGCCTGAACTGACTCAGCCGGTTAACTTCGTGCGGGCCGATGCGCCGCCGCTCTGGCTCTCAACCGGGATTGATGACACTGAAGTGAAGCCGCGCAACAGCAGGATATTGCGGGACAAGATGCTCGAAGTGGGCGGTGACGCCGAATATGTCGAATATCCCGATATGGATCATATCGAAATCATGATGGCTATCTCCAAACCGTTTCGGAACAAGGGCCCGGTGCTGGATGACATGATCGCGTTTTTTGAAAGCCGCCCATGA
- a CDS encoding NTP transferase domain-containing protein, with the protein MTDENPGDAAVLARADAIVLAGSRPGGDAMADSRGIAVKALIPVAGKAMLAHVTDALLSHSAIGNVHLLAQDFKPFWADSDTQGLAANGRVMVQESGATIAVSVDALLKREDARYPLLITTADNVLLSQEMIADFLNAATASDIAIAVVEKDVLLRRYPASRRTWLKLRGGHYSGANLFYFGSPQARQILRYWAEVEQDRKKGWKILTIFGPWLLFLAVTRMLTVDQLAARVGRKLGLTIKIVPMTQAEACIDVDKEIDLAMVEQIIAAQTKVADI; encoded by the coding sequence ATGACAGATGAAAATCCCGGTGATGCTGCGGTGCTGGCACGTGCTGACGCGATCGTGTTGGCCGGGAGTCGGCCCGGCGGTGATGCGATGGCGGATAGCCGGGGCATCGCCGTAAAGGCACTGATTCCGGTTGCGGGCAAAGCGATGCTGGCTCATGTCACCGACGCTTTGCTAAGCCACTCGGCGATCGGCAATGTGCATCTGCTGGCGCAGGATTTTAAACCCTTTTGGGCCGATTCCGATACACAGGGACTGGCAGCGAATGGCCGCGTGATGGTGCAGGAGAGCGGGGCAACCATTGCCGTCTCGGTAGATGCGCTGCTGAAAAGGGAAGATGCGCGCTATCCGCTGCTGATCACCACGGCGGACAATGTGTTGTTAAGCCAAGAGATGATCGCTGATTTTCTGAACGCAGCGACAGCATCGGACATTGCCATTGCGGTTGTGGAAAAGGACGTGTTGCTGCGCCGCTATCCGGCATCCCGGCGCACGTGGCTGAAACTGCGTGGCGGTCATTATAGCGGGGCCAATCTGTTCTATTTCGGATCCCCGCAGGCGCGCCAGATTTTACGCTATTGGGCCGAGGTCGAACAGGACCGTAAAAAGGGCTGGAAAATCCTGACGATATTCGGCCCGTGGCTGTTGTTTTTGGCGGTGACCAGAATGTTGACCGTTGATCAATTGGCGGCGCGGGTTGGCAGGAAGCTGGGCTTGACCATCAAGATCGTCCCGATGACGCAGGCAGAGGCCTGCATTGATGTGGATAAGGAAATCGATCTCGCGATGGTGGAGCAAATTATCGCCGCACAAACAAAGGTTGCCGATATCTAG
- a CDS encoding lipopolysaccharide biosynthesis protein gives MAEEAVIEPGKASGEKTGIQRIITNTGWLLGGKGFGGILSLFYLAILTRTLGVAGFGQFALITGTAQAIALIVTFQTWQVVIRFGARHIKGGENRQKFGRLVGLCTLLDIAGAAAGCVLAYFAVAWLAPFFGWDQELAQSALVFALVMLLSIKSTPTGILRVENRFDLAAYAEAIIPTIRLIGTLIVWFTEPSLINFLAVWALSEVIHAIGYWLFAAWQSRDVMAPRNLFGAKRAVRENRGLGEFLLISNLGSTLAGLSQNVALLIVGYFVGPTAAGLYRLASQLSVAMTKISTLLSKAIFAEVNLTRAQQGAEAMQTLFRKATRMLFITGGTVILIVVAIGQPALFYMSGPEFLPAYPLLILLAAAASVDLAGAIYEPTLLSGSGARTALVLQATIAILFITLLLLGLQFYGATGAAGAMLVAAVIRLFLFGIAARRNLAKG, from the coding sequence ATGGCTGAGGAGGCCGTAATCGAACCGGGTAAGGCCAGCGGGGAAAAAACCGGAATCCAGCGGATCATCACCAACACCGGTTGGCTGCTTGGCGGGAAGGGCTTTGGCGGGATCCTGAGCCTGTTCTACCTTGCGATATTGACCCGGACACTCGGCGTCGCGGGCTTTGGTCAATTTGCCCTGATCACCGGCACCGCCCAGGCCATCGCCCTCATCGTCACGTTCCAGACATGGCAGGTCGTCATCCGTTTCGGCGCGCGCCATATCAAGGGCGGAGAGAACCGGCAGAAATTCGGCCGCCTGGTCGGATTATGTACCCTGCTCGATATTGCAGGAGCGGCGGCCGGATGTGTGCTCGCCTATTTCGCGGTCGCCTGGCTCGCGCCCTTTTTCGGCTGGGATCAGGAGCTGGCACAGAGCGCGCTGGTCTTTGCACTCGTCATGTTGCTGTCGATAAAATCCACACCGACCGGGATTTTGCGGGTCGAAAACCGCTTTGATCTGGCGGCATATGCCGAAGCCATTATTCCGACAATCCGGTTAATCGGCACATTGATCGTCTGGTTCACCGAGCCCAGTCTAATCAACTTCCTTGCCGTCTGGGCATTGTCAGAAGTCATCCATGCCATTGGCTATTGGCTGTTCGCGGCCTGGCAAAGCCGGGATGTCATGGCACCGCGAAACCTGTTCGGCGCAAAGCGAGCGGTCCGGGAAAATCGAGGGCTTGGGGAATTTTTATTGATATCCAATCTGGGCTCGACCTTGGCCGGACTGTCCCAGAACGTCGCTCTGTTGATCGTCGGCTATTTTGTTGGACCCACTGCCGCCGGGCTCTACCGGCTCGCCAGCCAGCTTAGCGTCGCGATGACCAAAATTTCCACATTGCTGTCAAAAGCAATCTTTGCAGAGGTCAACCTGACCCGCGCGCAACAGGGGGCCGAGGCAATGCAGACCCTGTTCCGCAAAGCCACCCGGATGCTTTTCATCACGGGTGGAACGGTCATCCTGATTGTCGTGGCCATTGGACAACCCGCCTTGTTCTACATGTCGGGACCCGAGTTCCTGCCAGCTTATCCCTTGCTCATCCTGCTTGCAGCCGCTGCCTCGGTTGACCTTGCTGGCGCGATATATGAGCCGACATTATTATCCGGCAGTGGCGCCCGCACGGCTTTGGTCTTGCAAGCTACTATTGCCATATTGTTCATCACCCTGCTGCTTCTGGGTCTGCAATTTTATGGCGCGACAGGCGCTGCCGGTGCGATGTTGGTTGCCGCCGTCATCCGGCTCTTTCTATTCGGGATTGCCGCTCGCAGAAATCTGGCCAAGGGCTAG
- a CDS encoding phosphocholine cytidylyltransferase family protein — protein MIDKVIILSAGQGSRLLPLTAERPKCLIDFSGKSLIAWQIEMLAAGGVSEFHVVTGFMTDMVEAELKTLQQTGLNITIHFNPFYKVADNLGSCWIVRDIMDGDFMILNGDTLISPEIIATAQQTENWPITVTVDIKDDYDSDDMKVSLSGDRLTAIGKTLTADQSDAESIGFLAFRGEGGALFKEKVREFMRTPAGVENWYLKIIDALAPSEKVGTVSIKGHDWAEVDFLNDVEAATVLTDQWLARSTTG, from the coding sequence ATGATCGACAAAGTAATAATATTGAGCGCGGGTCAAGGCTCGCGGCTGCTTCCGCTGACCGCAGAGCGCCCCAAATGCCTGATCGATTTTTCAGGCAAGAGCCTGATTGCCTGGCAGATAGAGATGCTGGCCGCTGGCGGGGTTAGTGAATTTCATGTCGTCACCGGTTTTATGACAGATATGGTCGAGGCCGAACTGAAAACGCTCCAACAGACCGGACTCAATATCACCATCCACTTTAATCCGTTCTACAAAGTGGCTGATAATCTTGGCAGCTGCTGGATTGTGCGCGATATCATGGATGGCGATTTCATGATCCTGAATGGCGACACGTTGATTTCCCCGGAGATTATCGCGACGGCGCAGCAGACCGAGAATTGGCCGATTACGGTGACCGTGGATATCAAAGACGATTATGATAGCGATGATATGAAAGTGTCGCTCAGCGGTGATCGGCTGACGGCTATCGGCAAGACGCTGACGGCGGATCAAAGCGATGCCGAATCAATCGGTTTTCTGGCGTTTCGCGGCGAAGGCGGGGCGTTGTTCAAAGAAAAGGTGCGCGAATTTATGCGCACGCCCGCTGGTGTGGAAAACTGGTATCTCAAGATTATTGATGCGCTGGCCCCCAGCGAAAAAGTCGGCACAGTGTCGATCAAAGGCCATGACTGGGCAGAGGTGGATTTCCTCAATGATGTCGAGGCCGCAACCGTGCTTACCGATCAGTGGCTGGCCCGATCAACGACGGGCTAG